One window of Medicago truncatula cultivar Jemalong A17 chromosome 2, MtrunA17r5.0-ANR, whole genome shotgun sequence genomic DNA carries:
- the LOC11426608 gene encoding uncharacterized protein — protein MINTRFVSQNWNLSWAILALVLLSSTPFSSATFRKTKKYIQTQVFFSPKIELSPGSVSNKFYYDADFPRGHISLKSFFAEVVNESGNSVPLHQTYLHHWTVTRYHQPKNVTNNSKEGIILKRNHGFCEENVIEQNYGLGSETRGTNTYIPDPYGIEVGNPEEIPKGYVEKWLINVHAIDTRGVEDRMGCIECKCDLYNVTKDENGKILSPNYKGGLQCCPDNSKCKLSKGFLGPKQNLYLKYTIMWIKWKKYMVPVKIYIFDVTDSLKISDKSKEKRLNHDCKIEYEVETCNTSFENPSSCVDVKRTSFPMQNGGYLIYGVGHQHSGAIGSTLYGKDGRVICTSIPKYGKGRKAGNEKGYIVGMSTCYPKPGSIKIFDGETLTLESNYSSNISHSGVMGLFYFLVAEKLPHYHV, from the exons ATGATCAACACGAGGTTTGTGTCACAAAATTGGAACCTTTCATGGGCAATCCTAGCACTAGTGTTATTGTCAAGCACACCATTCTCATCAGCTACTTTTAggaagacaaaaaaatatatccaaacACAAGTTTTTTTCTCTCCTAAGATTGAACTAAGTCCAGGATCtgtttcaaataaattttattatgatGCTGATTTTCCAAGAGGTCATATTTCACTTAAGAGTTTCTTTGCTGAAGTAGTTAATGAATCAGGGAATTCAGTACCTCTCCATCAAACTTATCTACACCATTGGACTGTTACAAGATACCACCAACCTAAAAATGTGACAAACAATAGTAAAGAAggtattattttaaaaagaaatcatGGATTTTGTGAAGAGAATGTTATTGAACAAAACTATGGTCTTGGGTCTGAAACAAGAGGCACAAATACATATATTCCTGACCCTTATGGCATAGAAGTTGGTAATCCTGAAGAAATTCCAAAAGGGTACGTGGAAAAATGGTTAATTAATGTTCATGCTATTGATACCAGGGGTGTGGAAGATAGAATGGGGTGTATTGAGTGTAAGTGTGATTTGTATAATGTTACAaaggatgaaaatggaaaaatattgAGTCCAAATTATAAGGGGGGATTGCAATGTTGTCCTGATAATAGTAAGTGTAAGTTGAGTAAAGGATTTTTAGGACCAAAACAAAATCTTTATTTAAAATACACTATTATGTGGATCAAATGGAAAAAGTATATGGTGCCTGTcaagatttatatatttgatgtgACTGATAGTTTGAAGATTTCAGATAAGTCTAAAGAAAAGAGACTAAACCATGATTGCAAG ATTGAATATGAAGTTGAAACTTGCAACACAAGTTTTGAGAATCCAAGTAGTTGTGTCGATGTCAAGAGAACAAGCTTCCCAATGCAAAATGGTGGTTATCTCATCTATGGAGTTGGTCATCAACATTCAGGTGCAATTGGATCAACTCTATATGGAAAG GATGGGAGAGTTATATGTACTTCAATCCCAAAGTACGGAAAAGGAAGGAAAGCAGGAAATGAGAAAGGGTATATTGTAGGAATGTCAACATGTTACCCTAAACCAGGTTCTATCAAGATATTTGATGGTGAGACTTTAACATTAGAGAGTAACTACAGTAGCAACATAAGTCACTCTGGAGTAATGGGACTTTTCTATTTCTTGGTGGCAGAAAAGCTACCACATTACCATGTTTAA
- the LOC112419106 gene encoding uncharacterized protein: MKKFQKDKSKGMRPNHDCKLEYEVEPCNTSFVNRSSCVDVKRASFPMQNGGYVIYGVGHQHSGAIGSTLYGQDGRVICTSIPKYGKGRRAGDEKGYVVGMSTCYPIPGSIKIFDGEILTLEANHSSNIRYSGVMGLFYFLVAEKLPPYRV; the protein is encoded by the exons ATGAAGAAATTCCAAAAGG ATAAGTCCAAAGGAATGAGACCAAACCATGATTGCAAG CTTGAGTATGAAGTTGAACCTTGCAACACAAGTTTTGTGAATCGCAGTAGTTGTGTTGATGTCAAGAGAGCAAGCTTCCCAATGCAAAACGGCGGTTATGTCATATATGGAGTTGGCCATCAGCATTCAGGTGCAATTGGATCAACTCTATATGGACAG GATGGGAGGGTTATATGTACTTCAATCCCAAAATATGGAAAAGGAAGGAGGGCAGGAGATGAGAAAGGGTATGTTGTAGGAATGTCAACTTGTTACCCTATACCAGGTTCTATCAAGATATTTGATGGTGAAATTTTAACTTTAGAGGCTAACCACAGCAGCAACATAAGATACTCTGGAGTGATGGGGCTTTTCTATTTCTTGGTGGCAGAAAAACTACCACCTTACCGTGTTTAA